The genomic segment ACTGTCAAAGATTGTTAAAAACAGAGATCTCAGTCAATTTATTTTATAAATTAATTTAACTGTACATTCAGGAGGAATAGATGATGACCTTATTGGAGAAAACAAGAAAAATTAATCACCTGTTGCAGGGAACTAAAACACAGGTGGACTTCAACGAAATGGCAAAGACCCTGCGGGATGTCATTCAGACCAATACATTTGTTGTCAGCAGGCGCGGGAAGATTCTTGGATTATCATTGAAACTTGAATTTGAGAATGAACGGATCAGGAAGATGTTTGAAAGCAGGCAATTTCCCGAGACCTACACGAGAAATCTGTTCAGTGTGATGCAGACTTCCCCTAATCTGGATATAAACAGTGAGTTCAGTATATTTCCGGATGAAAATAAAGATTTGTTTGTTAATGGTTTAACGACCGTTGTTCCAATTGTCGGAGGAGGGGAACGGTTAGGTACACTGATCCTGTCCCGACTGAATGAAACGTTTACAGATGAAGATCTGATTCTTGCGGAATATGGCGCGACCGTAGTCGGTATGGAGATTCTTCGTGAGAAAACCGACGAGGTTGAGGAAGAAGCGCGCGAGAAAGCGATCGTTCAAATGGCAATCGGTTCTCTTTCATACAGTGAACTGGAAGCGATAGAACATATTTTTGAAGAACTTGATGGCAAAGAGGGTCTGCTTGTTGCAAGCAAAATAGCGGATCGCGTAGGTATTACACGTTCTGTGATTGTTAACGCGCTCAGGAAACTGGAAAGTGCAGGTGTTATTGAATCCAGATCACTGGGAATGAAAGGGACATACATCAAAGTGCTTAATGATAAGTTTTTGGTTGAACTCAATCGTATTAAAGGCGAATAAGTCCAGATATACTTCAGGCTCCGGGTGATCGTTCTTTCACCCGGAGCTTTATTATTTTGTTGAAAAAAATTCAAAATAAAATAGATCATAAGAAATGATACATTTTAAATGGATTTTCTCCTCAATTTTCTTTTGGCTTATTCAGCCAGAGGCAGAGTATATCCGAAAATAATAAATACAGCGTTTACATATTGATTGACTTTCTCAATTATCCCCAAAATATGAAACTAAAGACTCACGCCTATGGTACCAGGATAGTTAAATTTTGTCGAGAATTGCAGATATTTGTAGACATTAAGTCGAAAATTGATAAAATGAATATATTGGTATTTGGAAAGGTCGTGTGAAATGATGTTCAATGATTACCCGATAAATACGATTCAGCTGGCCATGAACAGATCTTTTGCGCAGCAGAATCTCATTGCACAGAACATTGCCAATGTTGATACACCCGGCTACAAAGCAAAAAAAGTGGCGTTTGATTCGCTGCTAGGCGACCAACTTCAGGCATATCGAACCCGTCCGGGGCACATATCTTTTTCCGGTTCAGATCCGAAGGGATATCATACAGAAATGGATACATATGGTACGATACAGGATAACGGCAATAATGTAGATATCGATCATGAGATGTCAGAACTTGCCAGAAACCAGCTGCTTTATCAGACACTTTCACAGTCAGCGGCTGATCAATTTAAAAAATTCAATATTGTACTGGGAGGCAATGCGTAATGGGTATGTTCAGCAGTATGGATGTCGCCGCATCCGGGTTAACGGCCCAGCGATTTCGTATGGACACTGTTTCCTCAAATATTGCCAATGCGGATACGACACGTGAACGGTTGGTTAACGGAGTATGGCAGCCTTACAGACGTAAAATGGTACATATTAAAACCATCGATTCTTCTTTTCAATCCGCATTCCGACAGGCTCTGGGATCTTCTGCCGGTGGAGTAGAAGTTTCTCATGTTACGGAAGACCCGTCACCTTTTCCCCAGAAGTATGATCCGGCTGATCCGGATGCGGACGCAAACGGCTTTGTCAGACAGCCCAATGTTGATCCTCTGAGAGAAATGGTGGATCTGATGGAGGCAAACCGTTCTTATGATGCGGGTGTAACGGTCATGAATGCAAGTAAGAGCATGCTGTCCAGAGCTTTGGATATCGGGAGGCAGGGATAATCATGGAAATCACACCGGTAAATCTGGTAAACTCTGCTGAGAAAGCTGCAGCTTCTAAGCCGAACAGTGCCGCTTCTTTTCAACAATCATTTGCCTCCTCTCTGAAAGATGCTCTGAATTCAGTCAATGAATCCGAGCAGACAGCAAATCATATGGTGACAGATCTGGCAAGGGGTGCGGGTACGGAAGACTTACATACAGTAATGATTGCGATGCAGAAAGCAGATATTCTGCTACGGACGACTGTTCAGGTCCGCGACCGGGTGATCGGCGCCTATCAGGAAATCATGAGAATGCAAATTTAACGACGATCACGCAGCTCTTTACGGGGGACTTGACGGATGAAGGAGAAATTTTATTCTGCAGTCGGACGCATAAAAAAATTCTGGACCGGCTTGTCCAGAAAAAGAAAGATATGGATAATTGGCCTGTCGTCGGCTGTACTAATAGCGGTCATCCTGACCTTTTTAATAGGAAATGTAAAACATTATACGCCACTCTACAGTAATTTGTCTGAAAGCGAAGCCGGCCAGATAAAAGATACGCTTGACAGCAAGAGCATCCCCTATAAGCTTTCTGAAGGCGGGACAACGATCAGCGTTCCGCGTGATCAGGTGGATCAGCTGAAAGTTGAACTTGCCGCTCAGGGCATACCTAAATCCGGCCAGATTGATTATTCTTTTTTTGGTCAGAATGCAGGCTTTGGCATGACGGATAAACAATTTGATGTACTTCAGAGAGCTGCCATGCAAACCGAGCTGGGTAATCTGATTTCCGGAACGAAGGGCGTTAAATCGGCGAAGGTGATGATTACACTGCCTCAGAATTCTGTCTGGCTGACGGACAATAAAGATGAGAACCAGTCTTCGGCTTCTATTGTACTCAATGTAGATCCCGGTTATCAGCTGAGCAGTGAGCAGGTTAACGGGCTGTACCATCTTGTTTCAAAAAGTGTGCCTCATCTTCCTGTCAGTAATATCGTCATTATGGACCAGTATTATAACTATTATGACCAGAAAAATGCTGATTCAGCCGGTCATTCGACTCTTTCTACATATGAAGAGCAACAGCAGATTACAAGGGACATTCAAAATAATATTCAGCGCAGAGTAAGTCAGATGCTAACGATGATGATGGGACAGGGAAAGGTCCTGGTGAACGTCACGGCCGATGTCGATTTCACGCAGACAAAAGAAAAACAGGATCTGGTTGAACCGGTGGATCGGCAGACCATGGAAGGCCTTCAGACGAGTACGGAACACATTACTGAGACCTATACCGGTCAGGGAGCCGCCGGTCAGGCCGGTACCGGTACAAATGATGTCCCTACCTATCAGGCAGGCGATAATGGGAACGGCACTTATCAAAGAGTAGAAGACCGGGTGAACAATGAATTCAACCGAATTCACCGGGATGTTGTCAGCAGTCCCTATAAGGTTATAGATCTGGGTATCCAGGTCATGATTGAGCCGCCTCAGCCGGAAAATGATAATTCATTACCTCAGCAGCGCGTAAACGATGTGAAACAGATTTTGAATTCTATTGTACAAACGTCTATTTCAGATGCACAGGGACAGGAAATTCCGGCAAATCTTGTGAATCAAAAGACCTACGTATCGGTTGGACAGC from the Sporolactobacillus sp. Y61 genome contains:
- the codY gene encoding GTP-sensing pleiotropic transcriptional regulator CodY, translating into MTLLEKTRKINHLLQGTKTQVDFNEMAKTLRDVIQTNTFVVSRRGKILGLSLKLEFENERIRKMFESRQFPETYTRNLFSVMQTSPNLDINSEFSIFPDENKDLFVNGLTTVVPIVGGGERLGTLILSRLNETFTDEDLILAEYGATVVGMEILREKTDEVEEEAREKAIVQMAIGSLSYSELEAIEHIFEELDGKEGLLVASKIADRVGITRSVIVNALRKLESAGVIESRSLGMKGTYIKVLNDKFLVELNRIKGE
- the flgB gene encoding flagellar basal body rod protein FlgB; the protein is MMFNDYPINTIQLAMNRSFAQQNLIAQNIANVDTPGYKAKKVAFDSLLGDQLQAYRTRPGHISFSGSDPKGYHTEMDTYGTIQDNGNNVDIDHEMSELARNQLLYQTLSQSAADQFKKFNIVLGGNA
- the flgC gene encoding flagellar basal body rod protein FlgC — translated: MGMFSSMDVAASGLTAQRFRMDTVSSNIANADTTRERLVNGVWQPYRRKMVHIKTIDSSFQSAFRQALGSSAGGVEVSHVTEDPSPFPQKYDPADPDADANGFVRQPNVDPLREMVDLMEANRSYDAGVTVMNASKSMLSRALDIGRQG
- the fliE gene encoding flagellar hook-basal body complex protein FliE, yielding MEITPVNLVNSAEKAAASKPNSAASFQQSFASSLKDALNSVNESEQTANHMVTDLARGAGTEDLHTVMIAMQKADILLRTTVQVRDRVIGAYQEIMRMQI
- the fliF gene encoding flagellar basal-body MS-ring/collar protein FliF, translated to MKEKFYSAVGRIKKFWTGLSRKRKIWIIGLSSAVLIAVILTFLIGNVKHYTPLYSNLSESEAGQIKDTLDSKSIPYKLSEGGTTISVPRDQVDQLKVELAAQGIPKSGQIDYSFFGQNAGFGMTDKQFDVLQRAAMQTELGNLISGTKGVKSAKVMITLPQNSVWLTDNKDENQSSASIVLNVDPGYQLSSEQVNGLYHLVSKSVPHLPVSNIVIMDQYYNYYDQKNADSAGHSTLSTYEEQQQITRDIQNNIQRRVSQMLTMMMGQGKVLVNVTADVDFTQTKEKQDLVEPVDRQTMEGLQTSTEHITETYTGQGAAGQAGTGTNDVPTYQAGDNGNGTYQRVEDRVNNEFNRIHRDVVSSPYKVIDLGIQVMIEPPQPENDNSLPQQRVNDVKQILNSIVQTSISDAQGQEIPANLVNQKTYVSVGQLNGQAPAQEPRGPVLWPYILGGVLAVAAGLIVWMLIRRRKRVSARVEQEEAALRNIPSDQPEESDSSIDEENPDQKKYNALEQMARQRPEQFVKLLRSWLSDDR